The following are encoded in a window of Cyanobacteriota bacterium genomic DNA:
- a CDS encoding glyoxalase-like domain protein, with amino-acid sequence MVLVSQFLYWAGFPFLPLDSIFSTQGIMIMLLAAYAGAMWMFLTSAPKVYTLMVSDLEQAREFYEGMLRLPAAEVPLHYYYNYDQTIGATASFDPMYMAPAVGSGMSRRLSGTEGLWYQLKKNTQLHVISGASLGDRNQQRHVCFDRACLEQILMRVQMRGVKNKIRSERPLNFLVKDYEGRIIEIAEVSN; translated from the coding sequence ATGGTGCTGGTTTCTCAATTTCTCTACTGGGCAGGTTTTCCCTTCTTGCCTCTTGATAGCATCTTTTCGACCCAAGGCATCATGATCATGCTGCTGGCAGCCTATGCTGGAGCCATGTGGATGTTTCTCACCAGTGCACCCAAGGTTTATACCTTGATGGTGTCGGATTTAGAACAAGCACGAGAATTCTATGAAGGGATGCTGCGCTTGCCTGCTGCGGAAGTGCCGTTGCACTATTACTACAACTACGACCAGACGATTGGGGCAACTGCCAGCTTTGACCCGATGTATATGGCACCTGCTGTTGGCTCTGGAATGAGTCGGCGATTGTCTGGTACGGAAGGGTTATGGTATCAGTTGAAAAAGAACACGCAATTGCACGTGATTTCTGGGGCAAGTTTGGGTGATCGCAACCAGCAGCGTCACGTTTGTTTTGACCGTGCCTGTCTGGAGCAAATTTTGATGCGAGTGCAAATGCGGGGCGTGAAAAACAAAATTCGCAGTGAGCGCCCGTTGAACTTCTTGGTAAAGGACTACGAAGGGCGGATCATTGAAATTGCAGAAGTCTCCAATTAA
- a CDS encoding DMT family transporter — translation MTRFLGEIAALTAACLWAIATVGYQRAGKTIPPLLLNLLKGVIAIALLLFTLILQAKPLPLAEWLSLGLLLLSGVVGIGLGDTFLFYAINSLGVRRTLLLGTLAPGLSALLGLITLQESLRFQSWLGIGLTIAGVAWVIAERTDDSAIVSNRSLQPTALQVGILYGLLATLGQAIGAVLSRAALAETTIDPLWSSLLRLVAGEIALVAWWLATDPWLTPGLQLKTDIHAQPQIVIKIDGAVLRVIVFSAFCGTYLGIWLQQTAIKHTAVGIAQALSSTSPLFVLPIVAWLGEPISLRAVVGVLIAITGIVLLFSS, via the coding sequence GTGACCAGATTTTTAGGGGAAATCGCTGCCCTGACTGCCGCTTGTTTGTGGGCGATCGCAACCGTAGGCTATCAACGGGCAGGAAAAACCATTCCCCCACTGCTGCTTAATCTCTTGAAGGGTGTAATCGCGATCGCGCTGCTGCTGTTCACCCTCATATTGCAGGCTAAACCCCTACCTTTAGCGGAATGGCTATCCTTAGGTCTGTTGCTGCTTAGTGGTGTTGTGGGCATTGGCTTGGGTGACACTTTCCTGTTCTATGCCATTAACAGCCTAGGTGTTCGACGCACCTTACTGCTGGGCACCTTAGCACCAGGACTATCGGCCCTGCTGGGACTCATCACCCTGCAAGAGAGCCTCCGGTTCCAGAGTTGGTTGGGCATCGGGCTAACGATCGCAGGAGTTGCCTGGGTAATTGCCGAGCGTACAGATGATAGCGCAATAGTCTCTAATCGCAGTCTTCAGCCAACTGCTCTGCAAGTGGGCATTCTCTACGGGTTGTTGGCTACCTTGGGGCAAGCAATAGGGGCAGTGTTGTCACGGGCAGCCCTAGCAGAGACGACGATCGATCCACTATGGAGTTCACTCCTGCGATTAGTGGCTGGAGAAATAGCCCTAGTCGCGTGGTGGCTAGCTACAGATCCTTGGTTAACCCCTGGCTTGCAACTAAAAACAGATATCCATGCCCAACCCCAAATTGTCATCAAAATTGACGGCGCAGTATTGAGAGTGATTGTCTTCAGTGCATTTTGCGGTACCTATTTGGGCATCTGGTTACAGCAAACTGCGATTAAACACACAGCAGTTGGCATTGCCCAGGCCCTCAGTTCCACCAGTCCACTATTTGTGTTGCCGATTGTAGCTTGGTTGGGTGAACCTATCAGTCTTCGGGCCGTTGTAGGTGTATTAATTGCGATCACGGGCATTGTGCTCCTGTTTAGTTCCTGA
- a CDS encoding RNA-binding protein gives MTIYIGNLSFQASEEDLWEVFGEYGKVTRVTLPTDRETGKKRGFAFVEMEKDSEEDAIIAELDGAEWMGRELKVNKARPREGRDGSGGSGSRDNRRSNGHGSSGRQASL, from the coding sequence GTGACTATTTACATTGGTAACTTGTCCTTCCAGGCAAGTGAAGAGGATTTGTGGGAAGTTTTTGGGGAATACGGAAAAGTAACCCGAGTAACTCTTCCTACCGATCGTGAAACCGGTAAAAAACGTGGGTTCGCCTTTGTGGAAATGGAGAAGGATAGCGAAGAGGATGCCATAATCGCAGAACTTGATGGCGCAGAGTGGATGGGTCGTGAACTGAAGGTCAACAAAGCCAGACCGCGAGAAGGTCGCGATGGCAGCGGTGGCAGTGGTAGTCGCGATAACCGTCGTTCTAATGGCCATGGCTCTTCTGGACGACAAGCTTCCCTCTAG
- the thiC gene encoding phosphomethylpyrimidine synthase has product MRTEWIAKRHGQGNVTQMHYARQGLITEEMHYVAGRENLSPELIRDEVARGRMIIPANINHPNLEPMCIGIASRCKVNANIGASPNSSSLVEEVEKLKLAVKYGADTVMDLSTGGGNLDEIRTAIIQASPVPIGTVPIYQALESVHGRIEALTPDDFLHIIEKHAQQGVDYMTIHAGILIEYLPLVRNRITGIVSRGGGIIARWMLHHHKQNPLYTHFRDIIEIFKRYDVSFSLGDSLRPGCVHDASDEAQLAELKTLGQLTRKAWEHDVQVMVEGPGHVPMDQIEFNVRKQMEECSEAPFYVLGPLVTDIAPGYDHITSAIGAAMAGWYGTAMLCYVTPKEHLGLPNAEDVRNGLIAYKIAAHAADIARHRHGARDRDDELSKARYNFDWNRQFELALDPDRAREYHDETLPADIYKTAEFCSMCGPKFCPMQTKVDAEALTELEKFLAREQAMVG; this is encoded by the coding sequence ATGCGTACAGAATGGATTGCCAAGCGTCACGGGCAAGGGAACGTGACCCAGATGCACTATGCCCGTCAGGGACTGATCACCGAGGAGATGCACTACGTCGCCGGTCGAGAAAACCTATCACCTGAGTTGATTCGAGATGAGGTGGCGCGAGGCCGAATGATTATTCCTGCCAACATTAATCATCCCAACCTAGAGCCGATGTGTATTGGCATTGCCTCCAGGTGCAAAGTGAATGCCAACATTGGAGCATCGCCTAACTCATCAAGCTTAGTCGAAGAGGTCGAGAAGCTAAAGTTAGCGGTTAAGTATGGTGCAGACACAGTGATGGATTTGTCAACAGGGGGCGGCAACCTAGACGAAATCCGCACTGCCATCATTCAAGCATCTCCTGTGCCGATCGGTACGGTGCCCATCTATCAAGCCCTAGAGAGCGTGCATGGTCGCATCGAAGCCCTCACCCCTGATGACTTTTTACACATTATCGAAAAGCACGCCCAGCAAGGGGTAGACTACATGACCATCCATGCGGGCATCCTTATAGAGTACCTGCCCCTAGTACGCAACCGGATTACTGGCATCGTCTCTCGTGGTGGCGGCATCATTGCTCGGTGGATGCTGCATCATCATAAGCAAAATCCCCTCTATACCCATTTTCGAGACATTATCGAAATCTTCAAGCGCTACGATGTCTCCTTTAGCCTGGGGGATTCCCTGCGACCGGGCTGTGTGCATGATGCCTCTGATGAAGCCCAACTGGCGGAACTGAAGACCTTAGGGCAACTGACCCGCAAAGCTTGGGAGCATGATGTGCAGGTAATGGTAGAAGGCCCTGGTCACGTACCCATGGATCAGATTGAGTTCAACGTCCGCAAGCAGATGGAAGAATGTTCCGAAGCTCCCTTCTACGTCCTGGGACCACTGGTGACCGATATTGCTCCTGGTTATGACCATATCACCAGTGCGATCGGGGCAGCCATGGCAGGTTGGTATGGCACAGCTATGCTCTGCTACGTCACGCCTAAGGAACATTTGGGCTTACCCAATGCCGAGGATGTACGCAATGGCTTGATTGCCTACAAGATCGCTGCCCACGCAGCCGATATTGCTCGCCATCGTCATGGTGCCCGCGATCGCGATGACGAACTGTCTAAGGCACGATACAACTTTGACTGGAATCGTCAATTTGAACTAGCTCTAGATCCTGATCGTGCTCGTGAATACCACGACGAAACCCTGCCCGCCGACATCTACAAAACGGCTGAATTTTGCTCCATGTGCGGGCCAAAGTTTTGTCCTATGCAGACAAAGGTGGACGCAGAAGCCCTGACAGAACTGGAGAAATTCCTGGCCCGAGAGCAGGCAATGGTGGGTTGA